One Cryobacterium psychrophilum DNA segment encodes these proteins:
- the mgrA gene encoding L-glyceraldehyde 3-phosphate reductase, protein MTYIPAEARYESMPYRRTGRSGLKLPSISLGLWQNFGDDKPIDTQRAILRRAFDLGITHFDLANNYGPPYGSAETNFGKIFREDFVAHRDEMIISSKAGYDMWPGPYGNFGSRKYLLASLDQSLGRMGVDYVDIFYSHRADPDTPLEETMGALHTAVTSGRALYAGISSYSPARSREAAAILADMGTPLLIHQPSYSLFNRWVEDDLLDTLDDIGAGCIAFSPLAQGLLTDRYLGGIPSDSRVARDGSANKSMVNAATLASIRSLTDIAQGRGQSLAQMALAWVLRNTAVTSALVGASSVAQLETNVAALDSLSFSVDELAAIDEHATDQGINLWAGSSAV, encoded by the coding sequence GTGACCTACATTCCCGCAGAAGCCCGCTATGAATCCATGCCGTACCGACGCACGGGGCGGAGTGGCCTCAAGCTGCCCTCGATCTCGCTCGGACTCTGGCAGAATTTCGGCGATGACAAGCCCATCGACACCCAGCGCGCCATCCTGCGCCGGGCCTTCGACCTCGGCATCACGCACTTCGACCTCGCGAACAATTACGGCCCGCCCTACGGCAGCGCGGAGACGAACTTCGGCAAGATCTTCCGTGAGGACTTCGTGGCCCACCGCGACGAAATGATCATCTCGAGCAAGGCCGGCTACGACATGTGGCCGGGGCCGTACGGCAACTTCGGTTCGCGCAAGTACCTGCTCGCGAGCCTCGACCAGTCCCTCGGTCGCATGGGCGTGGACTACGTCGACATTTTTTACTCCCACCGCGCCGACCCCGACACCCCGCTCGAGGAGACCATGGGTGCGCTGCACACGGCCGTCACCAGCGGCCGGGCGCTCTACGCCGGCATCTCCTCATACTCACCGGCTCGATCGCGCGAGGCCGCCGCGATTCTCGCCGATATGGGGACGCCGTTGCTCATTCACCAGCCCTCTTATTCCCTGTTCAACCGCTGGGTCGAAGACGACCTGCTCGACACCCTCGACGACATCGGTGCCGGCTGCATCGCGTTCTCCCCACTCGCGCAGGGACTGCTCACCGACCGCTACCTCGGCGGAATTCCGTCGGATTCGCGTGTGGCACGTGACGGTTCGGCGAACAAGTCCATGGTGAACGCGGCGACGCTTGCGAGCATCCGTTCGCTCACCGACATCGCGCAGGGTCGCGGCCAGTCACTGGCCCAGATGGCCCTCGCCTGGGTGCTGCGCAATACGGCGGTCACGTCGGCGCTCGTGGGTGCCTCCTCGGTGGCGCAGCTGGAGACGAACGTTGCCGCGCTCGACAGCCTCTCGTTCAGTGTCGACGAGCTCGCCGCGATCGACGAGCACGCCACCGACCAGGGCATCAACCTCTGGGCGGGTTCGAGCGCGGTCTAG
- a CDS encoding MOSC domain-containing protein, with product MTSAPSPATVVAVSRDDRHRFSKPAVTEIVLLEGFGIEGDAHAGATTQHRYLLKKNPTRPNLTQVHLIASQLFADLEPDGFSVAPGELGENITTAGVDLMALPEGALLHLGGEAVVRITGMRSPCSSINEFQRGLMKALIETDAAGRPVRRAGVMGVVARGGVVRPGDTLRVELPSGEQRPLGVV from the coding sequence ATGACCTCCGCTCCTTCTCCGGCCACGGTCGTCGCGGTGAGCCGTGATGACCGGCACCGTTTCAGCAAACCCGCCGTCACCGAGATCGTGCTGCTCGAAGGCTTCGGTATCGAGGGCGACGCGCACGCCGGCGCCACCACGCAGCACCGTTACCTGCTGAAGAAAAACCCCACGAGGCCCAACCTCACGCAGGTGCATTTGATTGCGTCGCAGCTCTTCGCCGACCTTGAGCCCGACGGTTTCAGCGTGGCCCCCGGAGAGCTCGGCGAGAACATCACGACTGCGGGCGTCGACCTGATGGCCCTGCCGGAGGGCGCCCTGCTTCATCTGGGCGGCGAGGCCGTTGTACGAATCACCGGCATGCGCAGCCCGTGTTCGAGTATCAACGAATTCCAGCGCGGTCTCATGAAGGCACTCATAGAAACGGATGCCGCGGGACGCCCCGTGCGCCGGGCCGGCGTCATGGGCGTGGTGGCACGCGGCGGCGTCGTCCGGCCCGGCGACACCCTTCGGGTGGAGCTGCCCAGCGGCGAGCAGCGCCCCCTCGGCGTTGTCTGA
- a CDS encoding bifunctional PIG-L family deacetylase/class I SAM-dependent methyltransferase produces MVTFGRGEDGTPERVWAAAEWRAALPELPLHDLRRLVVVAAHPYDEALGAGGLIARVAAMGLPISVLVLSNGDLSNTGSSNVTPERLAAIRRIDVMDTVAAMAPEVRLRLLELPDGLLSAHVDDASQAIATDVGESGPGTWIVAPWRADGQPDHMAAGQAAVDAAKASGARLFEYPIWAWHWSTPTDKVWPDAALRALDLTAAEREAKAKALGLRRTPGHESHEATGDEPIFKPEFSAYFTRRFETFIEADVGESLKAPFPGRMYSNETDPQGGDPGWYERRKRALTMAVLPREHFSAALELGCSTGVLTSALAGRCTRLLALDGVETAVELARARLAGQPHVTFEKRCLPLDWPDGTFDLIVLSEVAYFCSTAELGRLLAKCRASLTPDGVLLACNRRHPVREYPLSSDHVHTELTRLSGLQRTVEHREKDFLLDVFEPRPARSVAEREGLVG; encoded by the coding sequence ATGGTGACCTTCGGCCGGGGAGAAGACGGCACCCCAGAGCGCGTGTGGGCCGCCGCTGAGTGGAGGGCAGCCCTGCCCGAGCTGCCCCTGCACGACCTGCGCCGCCTCGTCGTCGTGGCCGCGCATCCCTACGATGAAGCGCTCGGCGCCGGGGGTTTGATCGCCCGGGTAGCGGCCATGGGGCTGCCCATTTCGGTGCTGGTGCTCAGCAACGGCGACCTCTCGAACACCGGATCGTCCAACGTGACGCCCGAGCGGCTGGCCGCGATCCGACGCATCGATGTCATGGACACCGTCGCAGCGATGGCACCGGAGGTGAGACTGCGATTGCTGGAGTTGCCGGATGGGCTGCTCTCCGCCCACGTTGACGACGCCTCGCAGGCCATCGCGACCGACGTCGGGGAGAGCGGACCCGGCACCTGGATCGTGGCCCCCTGGCGTGCCGACGGGCAACCGGACCATATGGCCGCCGGACAGGCTGCGGTCGACGCGGCGAAAGCCAGTGGTGCCCGGTTATTCGAATACCCGATCTGGGCATGGCACTGGTCGACCCCGACCGACAAGGTGTGGCCGGATGCCGCCCTGCGCGCGCTGGATCTCACCGCGGCCGAGCGCGAGGCGAAGGCCAAGGCCCTCGGCCTGCGTCGAACCCCGGGACATGAGTCGCACGAAGCGACGGGTGATGAACCGATCTTCAAGCCGGAGTTCAGCGCGTACTTCACGCGCAGATTCGAGACGTTCATCGAGGCCGACGTGGGCGAGAGCCTGAAGGCCCCGTTTCCGGGCCGCATGTACTCGAACGAGACAGACCCGCAGGGAGGTGACCCTGGCTGGTACGAGAGACGCAAGCGTGCCCTGACGATGGCTGTTCTGCCGCGCGAACACTTCTCCGCCGCACTCGAACTCGGCTGCTCCACGGGCGTACTCACCTCGGCGCTGGCTGGGCGCTGCACCCGGCTGCTTGCCCTGGACGGCGTGGAGACGGCGGTCGAGCTTGCCCGGGCGCGACTGGCCGGACAACCGCACGTGACGTTCGAGAAGCGGTGCCTGCCTTTGGATTGGCCGGACGGAACCTTCGACCTTATCGTGCTGTCCGAGGTGGCGTATTTCTGTTCGACCGCGGAGCTGGGCCGTTTGCTCGCGAAATGTCGGGCAAGCCTCACCCCGGACGGGGTGCTCCTCGCCTGCAATCGGCGGCATCCTGTTCGCGAGTATCCGTTGAGCTCGGACCATGTGCACACCGAACTCACTCGTCTGTCCGGACTGCAACGCACGGTTGAGCACCGGGAGAAAGATTTCCTGCTCGATGTGTTCGAACCCCGGCCCGCACGTTCCGTGGCGGAGCGAGAGGGGCTGGTCGGCTAG
- a CDS encoding VOC family protein, whose amino-acid sequence MRINGVHHIAIIASDYEVSKRFYQEVLGCRLDAEYYRGERESWMGKLSLNGTYLIELFTFPNTPPRRTGPESLGLRHLAFEVDDVPAAREELLGKHVECEELRVDPNTHKAMFFFRDPDGLPLEIYEH is encoded by the coding sequence ATGCGAATCAACGGAGTGCACCACATTGCCATCATCGCGAGTGACTATGAGGTCTCGAAACGCTTCTACCAGGAGGTGCTCGGCTGCCGCCTCGACGCCGAATATTACCGCGGCGAACGCGAGTCCTGGATGGGCAAGCTCTCGCTCAACGGCACGTATCTCATTGAGCTCTTCACCTTTCCGAACACGCCACCGCGACGCACCGGCCCCGAGTCACTCGGGCTGCGCCACCTCGCATTCGAGGTCGACGACGTGCCGGCGGCCAGGGAAGAGCTCCTCGGCAAGCACGTGGAGTGCGAAGAGCTGCGCGTTGACCCGAATACTCACAAGGCCATGTTCTTCTTCCGCGACCCCGACGGCCTGCCGCTCGAAATCTACGAACACTGA
- a CDS encoding GAF and ANTAR domain-containing protein: protein MTTVSRAWQVSSAFVKLTDTLVGEYDVLDVLHTLVEVSVDLLDAESAGLLLVDPNGELQVLASTSEESQLVEILQSQAGVGPCIDAFRTGTVVTISDIATEGSQYPEFQAAALSQGFHSVHAIPMRVRPNTIGALNLFRKNTGRLTEEDAAIGQALADVATISILQERTVRENTVVNEQLQRALNSRILIEQAKGVIAQRSQVNMNEAFNRLRAYARSHNELMHESAEKVISSTVQL, encoded by the coding sequence ATGACCACTGTGAGCCGCGCATGGCAAGTGAGCAGCGCGTTCGTCAAATTGACTGACACGCTGGTGGGCGAGTACGACGTCCTCGATGTTCTACACACCCTCGTGGAGGTATCTGTTGACCTGCTCGACGCGGAATCGGCCGGGCTGCTCCTGGTTGATCCGAACGGTGAGCTGCAGGTACTCGCGTCCACGAGCGAAGAGAGCCAGCTGGTGGAGATACTGCAGAGCCAGGCCGGCGTCGGCCCCTGTATCGACGCCTTCCGAACCGGAACCGTCGTGACGATCAGTGACATAGCGACGGAGGGTTCCCAGTATCCGGAATTCCAGGCAGCTGCCCTGTCACAGGGATTCCATTCCGTGCACGCCATTCCGATGCGTGTTCGTCCCAACACCATCGGGGCCCTCAACCTGTTCCGCAAAAACACGGGTCGACTCACCGAAGAGGACGCGGCGATCGGCCAGGCCCTCGCGGACGTGGCGACCATCAGCATTCTGCAGGAGCGAACCGTGCGAGAAAACACGGTGGTGAACGAGCAACTGCAACGAGCGCTCAACAGTCGGATTCTCATCGAGCAGGCCAAGGGAGTGATCGCCCAGCGCAGCCAGGTGAACATGAACGAGGCCTTCAACCGCCTTCGCGCATACGCGCGCTCCCACAATGAACTCATGCACGAGAGCGCAGAAAAGGTGATCAGCAGTACCGTGCAGCTGTGA
- a CDS encoding DEAD/DEAH box helicase, which yields MVTGPVSSAPASSNGIPAWKALLAAPIEAAEASVQRHSGRIGSQPSPAAPSRATTRMGLQFELREQTPRTSERWRGPTAQPVKTVKPGHGDFRLGVRPVVQNDNGNWVRASLAWNNLTFQVRELNLDPLQHRWFSELIALYRAVRMVYSSQEADWIYVDEFSSPLLWHFLEQANVLGIALVGTKKNVAVTVEAEARVSLDVTRADGTLSLETVLTLDDRPHPAEQAGVIGTHGIYTYSFAPHAVFTLAPTLLPLTTAQRALIGKPTTAVVPEADVAEFLTEYYPALRRTVPTTSTDASVHFASPAPPTLVVTARFEAGQALRLDGEFEYREGTLVTRLPLEPRTGEPDARDADAEAGLRERAAQVLTPGGAAPGSAPAAPSPAMAFGDTLRGVDAAEFTDKVLSRLRALVGVRVDVIGEEPDYRELTAPPVLTFTTVESTQRDWFDLGVLVRVNGRSVPFAPLFTALSKGQTRLLLVDNSYLSLRQPVFDRLRELIEEARELSEWETGLRISRHQASLWADFEDLADETEQAVTWRAAVAGLLDVTAIDPAPLPFGVHATLRPYQLHGFQWLAFLWEHRLGGILADDMGLGKTLQALALIEHATGHGGPDRGTANDRRPFLVVAPTSVVSNWVTEAARFTPGLRVRAVTTTEGADRTSIADAATGADVIVTSYALFRLDFDAYQAHGWAGLVLDEAQFVKNRTSQAYLCAKELRTSFKLAITGTPMENSLLDLWSLLSIVAPGLFASARLFTETYVRPLELAANPALYAKLRRRIRPVLLRRTKEVVAPELPPKQEQVLSIELGPEHRTIYDTFLQRERQKLLGLIEDMDKNRFIIFRSITLLRMLSLDVSLVDESNRDVPSSKLDVLFEQLEDVVTEGHRALIFSQFTSFLKLAAARLDALGTPYCYLDGSTLARSEVIDRFKTGLAPVFLISLKAGGFGLNLTEADYVFLLDPWWNPASEAQAVDRTHRIGQTRNVMVYRMVATGTIEEKVMALKQRKAAVFDAVLGDDAGFSESLTADDIRSLLE from the coding sequence GTGGTGACCGGGCCCGTCTCGTCCGCGCCGGCCTCATCCAACGGGATCCCCGCGTGGAAGGCGCTGCTTGCCGCTCCGATCGAGGCGGCCGAGGCATCCGTTCAGCGTCACTCCGGTCGGATCGGCAGCCAGCCCTCCCCCGCAGCTCCCAGCCGGGCGACCACGCGCATGGGCCTGCAGTTCGAGCTGCGAGAGCAGACGCCACGCACGAGCGAACGCTGGCGGGGGCCAACGGCGCAGCCAGTGAAGACGGTCAAGCCCGGCCACGGCGACTTTCGCCTCGGCGTTCGACCCGTCGTGCAGAACGACAACGGCAACTGGGTGCGTGCGAGCCTCGCGTGGAACAACCTCACGTTTCAGGTGCGGGAGCTGAACCTCGATCCCCTGCAGCATCGTTGGTTCTCCGAGCTCATTGCCCTGTACCGGGCCGTTCGCATGGTCTATTCCAGCCAGGAGGCCGACTGGATCTACGTGGACGAGTTCAGCAGCCCCCTGCTCTGGCACTTTCTCGAGCAGGCGAACGTGCTCGGCATCGCGCTGGTGGGAACCAAGAAGAACGTGGCCGTGACGGTGGAGGCCGAAGCCCGCGTGAGCCTCGACGTCACGCGGGCCGACGGCACCCTGAGCCTCGAAACCGTGCTGACCCTCGACGACCGCCCCCATCCCGCGGAACAGGCCGGCGTCATCGGCACCCACGGTATCTACACGTATTCGTTCGCCCCACATGCGGTCTTCACGCTCGCTCCAACGCTGCTTCCGCTCACGACTGCGCAGCGCGCCCTCATCGGCAAGCCGACCACGGCGGTTGTGCCGGAGGCCGATGTGGCCGAATTCCTCACCGAGTATTACCCGGCCCTTCGCCGCACCGTGCCGACGACGAGCACGGATGCCTCGGTGCACTTTGCCTCGCCGGCTCCCCCGACGCTCGTGGTCACCGCCCGATTCGAGGCCGGGCAGGCCCTGCGCCTCGACGGCGAATTCGAGTACCGGGAGGGCACTCTCGTGACTCGCCTGCCGCTCGAACCGCGCACTGGCGAACCTGACGCCCGCGACGCCGACGCGGAGGCCGGACTGCGGGAACGTGCCGCCCAGGTGCTCACCCCCGGTGGGGCCGCGCCTGGGTCGGCACCCGCCGCGCCTTCACCCGCCATGGCGTTTGGAGATACCCTCCGCGGCGTCGACGCGGCGGAGTTCACCGACAAGGTGCTCAGCAGGCTGCGCGCCCTCGTCGGCGTGCGCGTGGACGTGATCGGCGAGGAGCCCGACTATCGCGAGCTGACCGCCCCGCCGGTCCTCACGTTCACCACTGTGGAGAGCACCCAGCGCGACTGGTTCGACCTCGGCGTTCTCGTGCGGGTCAACGGTCGAAGCGTTCCCTTCGCCCCACTGTTCACGGCCCTCTCAAAGGGTCAGACCCGCCTGTTGCTCGTCGACAACAGCTACCTCTCGCTGCGGCAGCCCGTGTTCGATCGACTGCGCGAGCTCATCGAGGAGGCCCGTGAGCTCTCCGAGTGGGAGACGGGCCTGCGCATCAGCCGTCACCAGGCGAGCCTCTGGGCCGACTTCGAAGACCTCGCCGACGAGACCGAGCAGGCCGTGACCTGGCGGGCCGCCGTCGCCGGGCTCCTCGATGTGACCGCGATCGACCCCGCACCGCTGCCCTTCGGCGTGCACGCGACGCTGCGCCCGTACCAACTTCATGGCTTTCAGTGGCTCGCCTTTCTCTGGGAGCACCGTCTCGGCGGAATCCTCGCCGACGATATGGGGCTCGGCAAGACCCTGCAGGCCCTCGCGCTCATCGAGCACGCCACAGGGCACGGCGGGCCCGACCGCGGAACCGCGAACGACCGGCGGCCGTTCCTGGTCGTGGCGCCGACATCCGTTGTCTCGAATTGGGTGACGGAGGCCGCGCGGTTCACCCCCGGTCTCAGGGTGCGCGCCGTCACGACCACCGAGGGTGCCGACCGAACATCGATAGCGGATGCCGCGACGGGCGCCGACGTGATCGTCACGTCCTACGCGCTGTTCCGACTCGACTTCGATGCGTACCAGGCGCACGGCTGGGCTGGGCTGGTGCTCGACGAGGCGCAGTTCGTGAAGAACCGCACGTCGCAGGCGTACCTGTGCGCGAAGGAACTGCGCACGTCATTCAAGCTCGCTATCACGGGCACTCCGATGGAGAACAGCCTGCTCGACCTGTGGTCGCTGCTGAGTATCGTGGCGCCCGGGCTCTTCGCGTCGGCGCGGCTGTTCACGGAGACGTATGTGCGTCCGCTGGAGCTCGCGGCCAACCCGGCGCTGTATGCGAAGTTGCGCCGTCGCATCCGCCCGGTGTTGCTGCGGCGCACCAAGGAGGTCGTGGCGCCGGAGCTGCCTCCCAAGCAGGAGCAGGTGCTGTCGATTGAGCTGGGCCCGGAGCACCGCACGATTTACGACACGTTTTTACAGCGCGAACGACAGAAGCTGCTCGGACTCATCGAAGACATGGACAAGAACCGGTTCATCATCTTTCGCTCGATCACGCTGCTGCGCATGCTCAGCCTCGATGTGTCGCTCGTGGACGAGTCGAATCGGGACGTGCCGTCGAGCAAGCTCGATGTGCTGTTCGAACAGCTGGAGGATGTGGTGACCGAGGGGCATCGGGCGCTGATCTTCAGCCAGTTCACGTCGTTCTTGAAGCTCGCGGCGGCCCGGCTCGACGCGCTCGGCACACCGTATTGCTATCTCGACGGGTCGACACTGGCACGTTCGGAGGTGATCGACCGGTTCAAGACGGGGCTCGCGCCGGTGTTCCTGATCAGTCTCAAGGCGGGTGGCTTCGGTCTCAACCTCACCGAGGCGGACTACGTGTTTCTGCTCGACCCGTGGTGGAACCCGGCGAGTGAGGCGCAGGCCGTCGACCGCACGCACCGCATCGGCCAGACCCGCAACGTGATGGTCTATCGCATGGTGGCGACGGGTACGATCGAGGAGAAGGTGATGGCGCTCAAGCAGCGCAAGGCCGCTGTGTTCGACGCTGTACTCGGCGACGACGCGGGCTTCAGCGAGTCGCTCACCGCCGACGATATCCGCTCCCTGCTCGAATGA
- a CDS encoding GAF and ANTAR domain-containing protein, which yields MCADFVAALPITGAAVSAFGSSLPETFVCASDRLAAHLDELQFDLAEGPRWEAVRTRRPVLVPFLRSDPHTNWPVCGKALLLLDLQAIFVFPLIIGAIDVGVVELYSTAPDRLEYDDVQIAMALADKAAWALLHNVLTWSERPDKVTQVASPLSRREIHQATGMVLAQLESTATEALLRLRAHAFLNGQSVRDVAREVVARTLVFTPD from the coding sequence ATGTGCGCGGATTTCGTCGCGGCACTTCCGATCACTGGCGCCGCCGTGTCCGCGTTCGGCAGTTCGCTCCCCGAAACCTTCGTCTGTGCATCAGACCGTCTCGCCGCGCACCTCGATGAGCTTCAGTTTGACCTGGCGGAAGGTCCCAGATGGGAAGCCGTGCGCACACGACGTCCGGTTCTCGTGCCCTTCCTGCGCAGCGACCCGCACACGAATTGGCCCGTTTGTGGGAAAGCTCTTCTGCTGCTCGACCTTCAGGCGATTTTCGTGTTTCCGCTCATCATCGGCGCCATTGACGTGGGTGTCGTGGAGCTCTACAGCACGGCTCCCGATCGCCTGGAATACGATGATGTCCAGATCGCCATGGCCTTGGCCGACAAGGCGGCCTGGGCGTTGTTGCACAACGTCCTCACCTGGAGCGAGCGTCCTGACAAAGTGACCCAGGTGGCGTCGCCTCTCAGCCGACGGGAGATCCACCAGGCCACGGGTATGGTGCTCGCGCAGCTGGAATCGACCGCCACCGAGGCCCTCCTGCGTCTGCGCGCACATGCCTTCCTCAACGGCCAGTCGGTGCGGGACGTGGCCAGAGAGGTGGTGGCCCGCACGCTGGTATTCACACCGGATTAG